Proteins found in one Rhizobium sp. BT04 genomic segment:
- a CDS encoding DUF350 domain-containing protein, with product MLVYVAGLPAFLGYFAVGLAAYVVFAVIYTFLTPQKEVELIRAGNLAAVTAFLGALVGFSLPLASAAANSVSIVDYIIWAVIGILAQILAYYIANFTMTDLHEKITADNIAAGIWGGGIALVIGILNAACMTY from the coding sequence ATGCTCGTTTACGTGGCGGGTCTGCCTGCCTTCCTCGGTTATTTCGCCGTCGGTCTTGCCGCCTATGTCGTTTTCGCGGTGATCTACACATTCCTGACGCCGCAAAAAGAAGTCGAACTCATTCGTGCCGGCAATCTTGCCGCCGTCACGGCATTTTTGGGTGCGCTTGTCGGTTTCAGCCTGCCTCTGGCTTCGGCTGCTGCCAATTCGGTCAGCATCGTCGACTACATCATCTGGGCGGTGATAGGCATCCTGGCGCAGATTCTCGCTTACTACATCGCGAATTTCACCATGACGGACCTGCATGAGAAGATCACCGCCGACAATATCGCCGCGGGCATATGGGGCGGCGGTATCGCACTGGTCATCGGTATTCTCAATGCCGCCTGCATGACCTATTGA
- a CDS encoding DUF2491 family protein: MIGWFGGDKNEKPLPKELGPLSAAIGGALEIDFLSLEAEALGGEPAMPLPRSGPFIIAGYGEVALDAATVLSRYYDEDHRIIQVMSTSGQPGDAVDDISFYQPWDSVVPAGQSEWNRWTGPNGLIGQPSYDADGILYNRFWGDGPERAQLVEFVEKVDDGEEQRSIHQTCMLYYRPLGSTREMLLINVERDLDLAQSQAGSSVEFLIGYGLAPADVRRV, encoded by the coding sequence ATGATCGGATGGTTCGGCGGAGACAAGAACGAAAAGCCCTTGCCCAAGGAACTCGGCCCCTTGAGCGCCGCTATCGGCGGGGCCTTGGAGATCGATTTCCTCTCCCTCGAGGCCGAGGCCTTGGGCGGCGAGCCGGCTATGCCGCTGCCACGGAGCGGCCCCTTCATCATTGCCGGCTACGGTGAGGTAGCGCTCGATGCGGCGACGGTTTTGTCGCGTTACTACGATGAAGACCACCGGATAATTCAGGTCATGTCGACGTCGGGCCAGCCCGGTGATGCCGTCGACGACATCAGCTTTTATCAGCCCTGGGACAGCGTCGTGCCTGCCGGGCAGAGCGAATGGAACCGCTGGACCGGACCGAACGGCCTGATCGGCCAGCCCTCCTACGATGCCGATGGGATCCTCTATAACCGCTTCTGGGGCGACGGCCCGGAGCGCGCTCAACTGGTCGAATTTGTCGAAAAGGTCGACGATGGTGAAGAGCAGCGCTCCATTCACCAGACCTGCATGCTGTATTATCGCCCGCTTGGCTCGACGCGCGAAATGCTTCTGATCAATGTCGAGCGCGACCTCGATCTCGCACAGAGCCAGGCGGGAAGCTCGGTGGAATTTCTGATCGGCTATGGACTTGCTCCGGCCGATGTTCGCCGCGTCTGA